Proteins encoded in a region of the Diadema setosum chromosome 7, eeDiaSeto1, whole genome shotgun sequence genome:
- the LOC140230837 gene encoding uncharacterized protein → MADSKLIAAIGGELECPVCSEYFADARFLSCMHSFCLQCLAKCEKRYGRGGRKSMDCPLCRQETHLGKAGVASLKIDYTSNKLAARLLEIIDQRKTSAGSSGGNTMTCQSCHEDGAVTALCLSCNNFICAVCQSIHAKRMCTHEVVSLKDLHKGKVSIVRKKTTHTCSAHAENAEYFCHTCKCYVCGMCRQSGHILHSFSNIHHGSSAETSDTNKKRDEIKQAVRRLDTTLGEVDTKKRRVKRLRTSIKRRYGTLRDELKSKHDLRLAVITRTMKESFNEMLQQLNKDEETVLAKTVSIDEELGHTESRAREAKRVGDNALEDGQHAEVAFVRDYLTTIVATFGESNSLDLSLANTAKFSKEINVHFDEQTELESLVSLGHISYPEVWQVMSTCKLPGSPADVRSMHFDPATESFMVADTETVYSVDTSGNVTPAPWLSREHAQLQDMAVNSDGSTFYLLYNDSRIIVYEKGDPLWHKRTMNVPGNPFQFDYLISCLALKGDGQVWVGDQFSGTVSELSVPPVVVVNDISPLQMVFANEGEHLVVVCRSIGNVDDNGADAWNRAGVVVKILDTSDDKNEHAIRQNNWQAAAVATKHDTSGQFFALGIYVLEDGKQLASLAVYDRFGEEKEVVFTDFDLPVDLNTGGRPLVAAATSNTKVAICTGNTVILLQKASFHDGNNMSPSGAPEQSDATE, encoded by the exons ATGGCAGACTCAAAGCTCATTGCAGCCATTGGGGGAGAGCTGGAGTGCCCCGTCTGTTCGGAGTACTTCGCAGATGCGCGTTTCCTGTCTTGTATGCACTCCTTCTGCCTCCAATGTCTGGCGAAGTGCGAAAAGAGGTACGGCCGTGGCGGGAGAAAGTCCATGGACTGCCCGCTTTGCCGGCAAGAAACCCATCTTGGCAAAGCAGGCGTTGCTTCGTTAAAGATTGATTACACCAGCAACAAGTTGGCGGCGCGTCTTCTAGAGATCATCGACCAGCGGAAAACGTCTGCAGGTTCATCGGGAGGCAACACGATGACTTGTCAGTCATGTCACGAGGATGGAGCGGTCACCGCCTTGTGCCTCTCGTGTAACAATTTCATCTGTGCAGTGTGCCAGTCCATTCACGCCAAGAGAATGTGCACTCACGAAGTGGTCTCATTGAAAGATTTACATAAGGGAAAGGTGTCAATCGTCCGCAAAAAGACTACTCACACATGCAGCGCGCACGCAGAGAATGCAGAATATTTCTGCCACACATGCAAATGTTACGTTTGCGGAATGTGTCGCCAGTCCGGCCATATCCTGCACTCTTTCAGCAATATTCACCACGGATCTTCTGCGGAGACATCCGACACAAACAAGAAGCGCGACGAAATCAAGCAGGCTGTTCGGCGACTCGATACGACGCTCGGCGAAGTGGACACCAAAAAACGCAGGGTGAAGCGTCTTCGAACGTCCATCAAGCGGAGATACGGTACGCTGAGAGACGAACTCAAGAGCAAACATGATTTGCGTCTCGCGGTGATAACCAGAACCATGAAAGAGAGCTTTAACGAGATGTTACAGCAGTTGAATAAAGACGAAGAAACTGTATTAGCCAAGACAGTCTCCATCGATGAAGAATTGGGACATACGGAGTCACGCGCAAGAGAGGCAAAAAGGGTAGGCGATAATGCACTGGAAGATGGTCAGCACGCGGAAGTGGCTTTCGTGCGTGACTACCTTACGACGATTGTAGCCACCTTTGGTGAGAGCAACTCCTTGGACCTCTCATTAGCGAACACAGCAAAGTTCTCCAAAGAGATTAACGTTCACTTCGACGAACAGACCGAGCTAGAATCGCTGGTATCCTTAGGCCACATCTCCTATCCAGAGGTGTGGCAGGTAATGAGTACGTGTAAGCTACCCGGTTCTCCGGCGGATGTCAGGTCTATGCATTTCGATCCCGCTACTGAGAGTTTCATGGTAGCAGACACGGAGACCGTCTACTCCGTCGATACTTCCGGGAACGTCACTCCCGCGCCCTGGCTCTCCCGAGAGCATGCACAGCTTCAAGATATGGCGGTAAACTCAGACGGATCTACTTTCTACCTGCTGTATAATGATAGCCGTATTATTGTATACGAGAAAGGCGACCCACTCTGGCACAAACGAACCATGAATGTACCAGGAAACCCTTTTCAATTTGATTACCTAATATCTTGTCTAGCCTTGAAAGGCGATGGCCAGGTGTGGGTCGGAGACCAATTTAGCGGGACCGTCTCTGAGCTGTCAGTCCCACCCGTCGTTGTGGTTAACGATATCTCACCGCTGCAGATGGTGTTTGCCAACGAAGGCGAACACCTCGTCGTGGTATGTCGAAGCATCGGGAATGTGGACGACAATGGCGCTGATGCATGGAACAGGGCTGGCGTGGTCGTGAAGATCCTCGATACGTCGGACGACAAAAACGAACATGCAATTCGCCAAAACAACTGGCAGGCTGCAGCCGTGGCCACCAAACATGACACAAGTGGACAGTTTTTCGCTCTGGGGATTTACGTCCTTGAGGATGGGAAGCAGCTGGCATCACTGGCCGTATATGACAG ATTTGGTGAAGAGAAAGAAGTAGTTTTCACAGACTTCGACCTCCCGGTAGATCTGAACACTGGAGGGCGCCCTCTTGTGGCAGCTGCAACTAGCAACACCAAAGTAGCAATATGCACCGGCAATACCGTCATTTTGCTACAGAAAGCGAGTTTTCATGACGGTAACAATATGTCGCCATCCGGAGCTCCTGAACAGTCAGATGCCACTGAGTAA